Sequence from the Helicobacter winghamensis ATCC BAA-430 genome:
TTAAAGGATAAATTTCAAAATATCCCTATCACTATAATCGCAGATAATGATAGAAAGAGAGAATTGCAGGGATTTTCTAATGTCGGCGTAGAAACAGCAAAAGAAATCCAACAAAAATTTTCAAACATTAAAATTATTATTCCAAAGATTAGCGACCAAGAAGCAGAGCAGGGAATGAGCGATTTTAATGATATTTTCCTAAAAAAAGGGCTTGAAGAAGTTAAAAAACAACTGCACTCTATTGATTTTCAAAACAAACTTAAAGATTTTAAAAACTCTGCGAAACAACATAATGAACAAGAGCTTATAAGATAGCTTTATATTTTTGTATAATATTAATAAATAATAATATATTTAAATATATTTTAATAAATAAAATTATATAATAACAAATATTTTAATACATCAAGGAGACACAATGAAAAATGTCATTAAACTAGGTTTGCTTAGTGCAGTTGTTGCCACTTTATTTTCTGCTTGTTCTTCAGAGCCAAAGAGTGTGCAATATTATGAAGATCCAAAAAATGCTAAAGAATTGGAAGCTAAAATCAAAGAATGCGATAAAAACGCTAATTCTGCAAAAACTAATACAGAATGTGCAAATGCTTACAAAGCACGATACTCAAAATCACTTCAGAAGCCGAGAGAAAGTGCTATGGAGTTTTTCAAAAATCAAAATGCAAATGATAAATAATGAAAGATCTTTTTCAAACTCTGGGTCTAAGTATAGAACAAATTATTAATGCCATTAGACAAACAGGAACAAGCGATAAGATTGCTGAACTTTAAGCCTTTAAAATAAAAAGGCTTAATGCTTCTCATCACTTTAAATACTGCCTTTTTCAAGCATCTTAACAATCATTAAAGCAGAACCAAAAAAGGCAATTAAAGCAAAAACCGCACAGAGTATCCCTAACATTACTCCAACTCCTCAATTTGTTTTAAAATTTTATATATTCTCTTGCTAAAAGCATACAACAAAATACAAGCAAAAATAACCCCTAAAACAATAAACAATGCTTGTATCCAATCAATGCGACTATAATTTAAAACACAAAAACCAAATATTCCAAATAAAGCGGTGAGAAAAGCCAACATTAATGCTTTTAAAACATCAATTTCTAATTTTATTCTCTCTTTTTTACTCATATGAGGATTATAGCATAAAAATATTTTACTCTCGCTTTTTGTATATAACTTTTCTTTTGGAGTATTTCAAAATTGCTGTATTTGCAATTTTTTATAAAAGTTCAAAAATTTTAATTTTTGATTTACCGAATTAATTATTATTAATAAATTTAAGTAATTTAATAAATTTAGAGACTATTCTATTTAAGTCAATTTATATTATATTTAAGTCAAAAACTATTCTATTTAAGTCAATTTATATTATATTTAAGTCAAAAACTATTCTATTTAAGTCAATTTTATTTGTAGATTTGCTTTTGGTGGAGCGAAAAATATTGACATAGATATAATAAACTATTCTATTTAAGTCAATTTTAGTAGATTTGAAGTATTTTTTACATAGATATAATAAATATTGACATAGATATAATATTTTAGTATAATTCGCAGTAAAAATTCGTTGATTTGTCAAAAACTATTCTATTTAAGTCAATAAATTGGAGAATATCAAATGTTATTGAATGTTATCATTGAAAAAGATCAAGATGGATATTTTGCACGCATTTTAGAGCTTGAAGGTTGTGTTTCACAAGGCAATACTTATGAAGAGGCTTTGTTTAATATAAAAGAAGCAGGGGAACTTTATTTAGAAAGCCTTAAAAGTGAAGAAAAAAGAACTATTGAAAATAAAATAACCTCAATTGTTCCTGTGGTTTTAGCCAATGCCTGAATTGCCAAGAATGACTGCAAAAGAAGCAGAAAGGCTTTTATTGCAAAATGGTTTTTTGATTGATAGGCAAAAAGGTAGCCATAGAATCTATAAAAAAGATTCTTATAGAATGGTTATTCCTCATCATAGTGGAGAGATTTTACATCCTAAAATCATAAAGCAACTTTTTGAAATTATTGAAATGAGCAAGGAATAAAAATGCCAAAACGCAATACTATTGATACCATCACACTTGGGATTTTTAGCGATGAAAATGTTTCTGTGATTTGTGAAGATACCATTAAATTAGAAAAAGGCTCTGTCGCTGTGCTAAGTGGCAATAGTGAAGTGGGTAAATCTTTCTTAGCTTTAAAAATTTGTGCTAATGCTATCAATGATGGCTTAAAACCTTTTTTTTGGAGTATAGAAGACAAAAATCAAGCAATTTTAGAACGCATTAAAAATATAGAAAATTTTTATCCTTTTAATACTGCGGAACTTGAATTTTCTAATGAACTTCCAAAAATTGATAAAGAACCTATAAGTAGCTTAAAAGAAGAGCTTAATGAATTAGCAGATTGCGATTTAATCGTCATTGATACCTTTAGTGCATTTTTTTCAATTTTAGGTTTTAAAGACCAAAATAATCAAAATGATGTGCAAAGTTTTTTTAATGTTTTAACAGATGTGGCTAAATCAAATAAACAAGCTATTTTACTACTTCATCACTTGGATAAAAAAGGTGAAAGTCTTATGGGTAGCTCTGTCATTATTAATGCTCCTAGACTTGTTTATAAGCTTTCATTTCAAAAAGGAGAGGATAAAAGTTCTACCACCTATCGTTTGCTTGAAGTTTTAAAAGACAATAATAATATCAATGCTGGAGAATTTCAAAAAACAATTAAAGTCTTGCAAAATAATAGCATTGATGAGCCTTTAATCAAAGATGTGAAAGTGGAAAATATTGACAATCATACCTTAGAGATTATCAATAAAAAAGATATTTCTGCTGTTAATGTTAATGATTTAGCAGAGGGTTATGTAACAATGAATGAGAATAGAGGAGTCTTTTATCTAAGCTCACGCAAACTTACTGATACTAATTTTTATAAAGCTTTTAAAGAAAATGATAATAAAGTATCGTTTGAAATGATTGGTTCAAATGGTTCATCTTATGCGATTACCCTTAAAAACTCTTTGCTTACACAAACACATAGAAATATTTTAGACGCTTTGTTTTTGTATATTAAGAAAAATGTAGATACCAGTGTTATAAGAAAGTATCAAGAGCAATTTTGGGATATGGAAGTAAGATTAGAACCTTATAAATTTTTAAAACAATATCTCAATAAAGCTCCTAGCAATTATTCGTGGTTGAAACAAAAATTTACGGAAATTTCTCGCTTTGCGTATGATTTATCTTTTACTCAAAATATTGAAGTTAAAGACAAGCAGACAACTACTCAAAGAGATAAGGGAATTTTGATGTTTGATTCTGTGGAGCGTATCACAAAAGAAAATGGCGTAATTGTGTCTGTATTTGTGCTAACAGTTCGCAGAGAATATATCAAAAGACTTGAAACAGAATCAACACTCTCTTATGATGATGATTTATCAAAAATTCTTATTGATTTAAATTCTTTAGTGGCTCAAGATTTAATAAGATTTTTAACAAGTTTTCCTGATAAAAAAATCCTTAGTTATAGTGAGTTTTGCGAAATTAAGGCTTATAAATTCTATAAAGAAAACTCCATAATTTCAAAACAAAAGAAAGAAATTATTAAGCTAAAGAATAAGCTTATAGAATTTGGTATTAATATCTATGGTAAAGGTGTGGAATTCGCCGATTATGATGACGAATTCTTTTATCGTAAATATAAAAATGAAAATGATTTATTTTTCATCTACAAAAGCAATAATAGGGTAAAAAGATATATCAAGCGTAATGACCCTATGAATCAATTAAACACCAAAAATAACAAATTCCTTTTGCAGAAGTCTTTGTTTGATTAACATTAAGTCTTAAAATCATATAATTCCAAGTAGAATTAAATTATTATAAAAAAATGTTCGTTAAATTAAAACTATATCAAATAAAACTTAATTTATGATAAACTCTTTGTTATTAGTTTTCTTGATTTGCAAAAATTGTAAAATGTTACATAGCTACCTTTTTTGCCTATATACTTCCAAATAGATTTTAAAGATAATTCTTTATCTATGAGTTCTTTAATTGTTTCCAAATGCTCATCATACATACTAGAATAAGAGCCAACAGGACGCCCTAAAATCTTTCCATTTGCTCTAGCTTTTTCAAGTCCAGCCTTTGTTCTTTGTGAGATAAAATCTTTTTCTACTTCTGCCATATAGGTATAAAAACTCAGCAATAATTTTGAGTGGGCACTATTAAAACTGCTAAGTTCAGGTTGTTTTAAAAAGACAAATTGAACTCCTTGTTCTGATAACTCTAAAATCAAATTCATAGTTTCAAACATACTCCTACCAAGTCTCGAAATTTCATAAACAATTAATATATCGCCCTTGTTAACTTTAGATTTCAATTCATTAATTCTTCTTTTATGCGGACTTTTAGTGGAGCTTTGCTGCACTTCTACAAATTCATCTATATTCAATTTTTCATTAAAAGCATATTGTAAAATTTGATATTTTTGTGTTTCTATATCCTGTTTATTAGTGCTTACCCTAATGTATGCTAAAACCATATTTCTCCTACTACAAAATTCGTTGATTTAATTAAATGGTATAAATACACTTAATTATAACACAATGTATGTATTAAATTATACTTTTTATAGATATAAAAAATAAGAATTTAACGAACATTTTTTTATAACAAGGAGAAAAAAATGAAAAAATCACTCGCTTTGGTTCTTATAAGTTCCACATTTTTATTTGGAGCTGGTGGGATAGATAAAGTTAATACTTTTTTGCAGAATTTAAGCACAGCTTTCTATGCTATTGGCGTATTTATACTTACTATTGCAATTATGTGGGGTGGTTCTAAAATAATGTTTCAAGGACAAACACTTAGAGAGGTTGCTCCTATTTTTATCGGTGGTATTCTTTTTGGTTCGGCTTCGGCACTTGCTGGTTATTTTATTTCATAACTTGCAACAGGATTAAAAATGCAGAAAAATCCACTTTTCAAAGGCTTAACTCGTCCTCCTATGATTTTTGGTGTTCCTATGACACCTCTTGTTATAGCAATGGGAGGCATTTTATTGCTTGCGTTTTATAGTCAAAATATCTTTTTAATTGCTTTTGCAATTCCTGTATTTTTCATTATGAAAGCAATGACAAAAAGAGATGATTTTATTTTCCGATTGATGTTTTTAAAGATGAGATTTTTCTCTAATCCCGCTTCTAAGAATTACTATAAGGTTAAAACATATAGCACAAATTCTTATAGACAAATGCCAAAAAACTCAAATTTCCCAAAAATATCAGTTTTTGGACTGAACGCAGAACCTAGTTTTGAAAAGCTTATTCCCTTTTCATCTTTAATTAGTGATTCTGTGGTGATTACAAAAGATTATTTTTTGATGACAACTTGGGAAGTTGGTGGAATTAGTTTTGAAGCTGAGGAAGATGATGAATTGGATATGAAAAATGATCTTTTAAATATGTTATTTAAATCTTTCGCAAATGAGCCTGTAAGTTTTTATTTTCATAATTGTAGATATTCTATTGAAGATAAATTGACTTCAAAATTTAACAATGCTTTTTTAGAAGAGATTGATAAAAAATATTATGAATCTTTCAAACAGGGAACGCTTAGAAAAAATTCTTTATATCTAACTCTAATCTTTAATCCCTTAAAGATAAAAATTGAAAAAACAACATTTCTAAAAAGCTCTTTTGAAAGCAAAAGAAAGGCAATTAGCTTATTTTTAATTAAATTTAGCGAATTTACCGATAGATTGGAGGCAAATATCAAAGATTTTAATCCAAAACGATTAAAAACATATTTAAAAGATGATAAAACTTACTCAAAACAATTAGAGTTTTACAACTATCTACTCGGTGGAAAAATTAATCCTGTAAGAGTCTTAAAAGCTCCTATACATCAATATTTAAATGGCAATTTACAAAACATACAATTTGGACACGAAACTATTCAAATTAATAGCAATGATGGTGTAAAAAGATTTGCTAGATGTATTGAAATTAAAGATTATACAAATGAAACTTTTTCAGGTATTTTAGATATTTTGATGTATTTAGATATTGAATATATCATCACTCAAAGCTTTTCACCTATTCCTAGAATAGACGCAAAATCCGCAATATCTAGACAAAAAAAGCAGCTCATAGCAACTGAAGATGATGGATTTTCGCAAGTAGAGCAAATTGATGAAGCTTTAGATCAGCTCACAAATGGGGAGATTTCTTTTGGAAAATACCATTTTTCAATTCTTGTTTATGGAGATAGCTTAAAGGAATGTAAAGATAATGCAAATCAAGTCATTACAAAGATGAATGAATTAGGATTTGCAGTAACACTAGCAAACATTGCCCTAAGTGCAACTTTCTTTTCGCAACTACCATCAAATTTTGCCATACGCCCAAGAATTAATCTTATTTCATCGCTTAATTATTCCTCATTAATAGCTTTACATAATTTTTCTATGGGGAAAAGAGATAAAAATTGCTGGGGTGATGCTGTAAGCATACTCAAAACTCCTAATAAACAACCTTATTATTTTAACTTTCATCAAAACTCTGGAGTTAATAAAAATGATTTTGGAGAGCTATTTTTAGCAAATACCTTAATATTAGGTCAAAGTGGCGGTGGTAAAACCGTGTTTATGAATTTTATCGTCAATCAAATGCTTAAATATGCAAATAAAGACACTTTCCCTGATGATATACCGCAAGAAAACAGAAAATTTACAGCCATTTACTTGGATAAAGACAAAGGGGCTTTAGGCAATATTTTATGTGC
This genomic interval carries:
- a CDS encoding EexN family lipoprotein, with the protein product MKNVIKLGLLSAVVATLFSACSSEPKSVQYYEDPKNAKELEAKIKECDKNANSAKTNTECANAYKARYSKSLQKPRESAMEFFKNQNANDK
- a CDS encoding type II toxin-antitoxin system HicB family antitoxin; the protein is MLLNVIIEKDQDGYFARILELEGCVSQGNTYEEALFNIKEAGELYLESLKSEEKRTIENKITSIVPVVLANA
- a CDS encoding type II toxin-antitoxin system HicA family toxin, giving the protein MPELPRMTAKEAERLLLQNGFLIDRQKGSHRIYKKDSYRMVIPHHSGEILHPKIIKQLFEIIEMSKE
- a CDS encoding AAA family ATPase — encoded protein: MPKRNTIDTITLGIFSDENVSVICEDTIKLEKGSVAVLSGNSEVGKSFLALKICANAINDGLKPFFWSIEDKNQAILERIKNIENFYPFNTAELEFSNELPKIDKEPISSLKEELNELADCDLIVIDTFSAFFSILGFKDQNNQNDVQSFFNVLTDVAKSNKQAILLLHHLDKKGESLMGSSVIINAPRLVYKLSFQKGEDKSSTTYRLLEVLKDNNNINAGEFQKTIKVLQNNSIDEPLIKDVKVENIDNHTLEIINKKDISAVNVNDLAEGYVTMNENRGVFYLSSRKLTDTNFYKAFKENDNKVSFEMIGSNGSSYAITLKNSLLTQTHRNILDALFLYIKKNVDTSVIRKYQEQFWDMEVRLEPYKFLKQYLNKAPSNYSWLKQKFTEISRFAYDLSFTQNIEVKDKQTTTQRDKGILMFDSVERITKENGVIVSVFVLTVRREYIKRLETESTLSYDDDLSKILIDLNSLVAQDLIRFLTSFPDKKILSYSEFCEIKAYKFYKENSIISKQKKEIIKLKNKLIEFGINIYGKGVEFADYDDEFFYRKYKNENDLFFIYKSNNRVKRYIKRNDPMNQLNTKNNKFLLQKSLFD
- a CDS encoding recombinase family protein — its product is MVLAYIRVSTNKQDIETQKYQILQYAFNEKLNIDEFVEVQQSSTKSPHKRRINELKSKVNKGDILIVYEISRLGRSMFETMNLILELSEQGVQFVFLKQPELSSFNSAHSKLLLSFYTYMAEVEKDFISQRTKAGLEKARANGKILGRPVGSYSSMYDEHLETIKELIDKELSLKSIWKYIGKKGSYVTFYNFCKSRKLITKSLS
- a CDS encoding TrbC/VirB2 family protein; translated protein: MKKSLALVLISSTFLFGAGGIDKVNTFLQNLSTAFYAIGVFILTIAIMWGGSKIMFQGQTLREVAPIFIGGILFGSASALAGYFIS
- a CDS encoding VirB4 family type IV secretion/conjugal transfer ATPase produces the protein MQKNPLFKGLTRPPMIFGVPMTPLVIAMGGILLLAFYSQNIFLIAFAIPVFFIMKAMTKRDDFIFRLMFLKMRFFSNPASKNYYKVKTYSTNSYRQMPKNSNFPKISVFGLNAEPSFEKLIPFSSLISDSVVITKDYFLMTTWEVGGISFEAEEDDELDMKNDLLNMLFKSFANEPVSFYFHNCRYSIEDKLTSKFNNAFLEEIDKKYYESFKQGTLRKNSLYLTLIFNPLKIKIEKTTFLKSSFESKRKAISLFLIKFSEFTDRLEANIKDFNPKRLKTYLKDDKTYSKQLEFYNYLLGGKINPVRVLKAPIHQYLNGNLQNIQFGHETIQINSNDGVKRFARCIEIKDYTNETFSGILDILMYLDIEYIITQSFSPIPRIDAKSAISRQKKQLIATEDDGFSQVEQIDEALDQLTNGEISFGKYHFSILVYGDSLKECKDNANQVITKMNELGFAVTLANIALSATFFSQLPSNFAIRPRINLISSLNYSSLIALHNFSMGKRDKNCWGDAVSILKTPNKQPYYFNFHQNSGVNKNDFGELFLANTLILGQSGGGKTVFMNFIVNQMLKYANKDTFPDDIPQENRKFTAIYLDKDKGALGNILCAGGRYISIENGKPTGFNPFMVESTQENIRQLQTLMKLLVTRNNEILTTREEEMLNNAVNSLMKGFEREERKYPISLLLENLTENVDDDNSLKSRLALFKKGKQFGWVFDNEFDNLDFPDEINLFGIDGTEFLDDKDVSGILSYYILWRVMSLADGRRLCIDIDEAWKWLENDIVQEEVKNKFKTIRKQNGFLRLATQSVEDFLKLKNATTLIEQSATMVFLPNPKAKEEEYVKGIGLSYDEYMIIKGFKPSKRQFLIKRQDEKVICTLDLSSLGNENLKILSTGTAHIDTIEKIFAQNHKSLDEKVAELKEFYRNS